A single Campylobacter hyointestinalis subsp. hyointestinalis DNA region contains:
- the topA gene encoding type I DNA topoisomerase, which yields MSKLIIVESPAKAKTIKNFLGDGYKVIASKGHIRDLPKSSFGIKIEDDKFSPEYRVSSDHSAIVKEIKELAKNADTIYLATDEDREGEAIAYHIAMAIGKKPESMPRIVFHEITKSAIQSALKSPRTLDMNSVNAQQARRLLDRIVGYKLSPLLNAKIQRGLSAGRVQSSALKILVDREREIREFKPIEYFSIDTKFKKDIEAELIQFENQKIEKLTITNSERANFIVERLKFEEFSVDNIESKERKTSPQPPFMTSTLQQSASNRLGFSPKKTMMLAQTLYEGVQTNNGFMGAITYMRTDSLNLAKEAVESARKLIKSEFGDKYLPSKAQIYATKSKGAQEAHEAIRPTNLSFTPEIAANFLEKDLLKLYTLIYNRFLSSQMSPSVSVLQSVFVKSASAVYKISGRKVIFDGFYKVYGDLDKDKILPNLNVADRLELQNIKSQSHFTEPPTRYSEAGLVKKLESLGIGRPSTYAPTISLLTSRDYVKIEKKQLIPNEIAFSITEVLEHHFNDIVDSEFTSKMEEKLDDIAENKADWQEVLSGFYHPFMQKINDGKTNIKSQKVAEPIGEKCPDCGGELVKRKGRFGEFIACLNFPKCKYSRNLNGVDKFEKKEPAKIGIKCPDCGGELVERFGKKGKFYGCSNYPKCNFISKYKPTGENCPNCGKPMVLKELKKGNFKECPQCKFKKEVTNDE from the coding sequence ATGAGCAAATTGATAATCGTAGAATCCCCGGCAAAAGCAAAAACTATAAAGAATTTTTTAGGCGACGGGTATAAAGTCATAGCTAGCAAAGGCCACATAAGAGACCTTCCAAAGTCGAGTTTTGGTATCAAAATAGAAGATGATAAATTCTCTCCAGAGTATAGGGTTAGCAGCGACCACTCCGCAATAGTCAAAGAGATAAAAGAGCTTGCTAAAAATGCAGATACAATCTATCTTGCGACTGATGAAGATAGAGAAGGTGAGGCGATCGCGTACCATATCGCTATGGCGATCGGAAAGAAGCCTGAGTCGATGCCGCGTATCGTTTTTCACGAGATAACTAAATCAGCCATACAAAGTGCGCTTAAAAGCCCAAGAACGCTTGATATGAACAGCGTAAATGCTCAGCAAGCAAGGCGGCTTTTAGATAGGATAGTTGGCTACAAGTTAAGTCCGCTTTTAAACGCAAAAATTCAGCGCGGTCTTAGTGCAGGACGCGTCCAAAGCTCAGCGCTTAAAATCCTAGTCGATCGTGAGCGTGAGATTAGAGAATTTAAACCTATTGAGTATTTTAGCATTGATACTAAATTTAAAAAAGACATTGAAGCTGAACTTATACAATTTGAAAATCAAAAGATAGAAAAACTTACTATTACAAACTCTGAGCGTGCAAATTTTATAGTAGAGCGTCTTAAATTTGAAGAATTTAGTGTAGATAATATCGAAAGCAAAGAGAGAAAAACTAGCCCACAACCGCCATTTATGACTTCTACTTTGCAACAAAGCGCGTCAAATCGTTTGGGCTTTAGTCCTAAAAAGACTATGATGCTAGCACAAACTTTGTACGAAGGCGTGCAGACAAATAACGGATTTATGGGAGCTATCACATATATGAGAACAGATAGCTTAAATTTAGCCAAAGAAGCAGTTGAGTCTGCAAGAAAGCTCATAAAGAGCGAATTTGGAGATAAATACTTACCCTCAAAAGCTCAAATTTACGCTACTAAAAGCAAAGGAGCGCAAGAAGCTCATGAGGCTATTCGCCCTACAAATTTGAGCTTTACTCCAGAGATTGCGGCTAATTTTTTGGAAAAAGATCTGCTAAAACTTTATACTCTCATTTATAATAGATTTTTATCGTCTCAGATGAGTCCTAGTGTATCTGTGCTTCAAAGCGTATTTGTTAAAAGTGCAAGTGCAGTGTATAAAATATCTGGTAGAAAAGTCATATTTGATGGATTTTATAAAGTTTATGGCGATCTTGATAAAGATAAGATCCTACCAAATTTAAATGTTGCAGATAGGCTAGAACTGCAAAATATAAAATCACAAAGTCATTTTACCGAGCCACCTACTAGATATAGCGAAGCTGGTCTTGTAAAAAAACTAGAGAGCTTAGGTATAGGCAGACCGTCTACTTATGCACCGACTATTTCGCTTTTAACTAGTCGTGATTACGTAAAAATAGAAAAAAAACAGCTCATTCCAAATGAGATCGCATTTAGCATAACCGAGGTTTTAGAACATCATTTTAACGATATCGTAGATAGTGAATTTACGTCTAAAATGGAAGAAAAACTTGATGATATAGCTGAAAATAAAGCTGATTGGCAAGAAGTATTGTCCGGTTTTTATCATCCTTTTATGCAAAAGATAAATGATGGAAAAACAAATATAAAAAGCCAAAAAGTAGCTGAGCCTATAGGTGAAAAATGCCCTGATTGCGGTGGAGAACTAGTCAAAAGAAAAGGTAGATTTGGCGAGTTTATAGCTTGTTTGAATTTTCCAAAATGTAAATACAGTAGGAATTTAAACGGAGTTGATAAATTTGAGAAAAAAGAACCTGCTAAGATCGGTATAAAATGCCCTGATTGCGGTGGTGAATTAGTCGAGAGATTTGGTAAAAAAGGTAAATTTTATGGCTGTTCAAACTATCCAAAATGTAATTTTATAAGCAAATACAAACCGACTGGAGAAAACTGTCCGAACTGCGGTAAGCCTATGGTCTTAAAAGAGCTAAAAAAGGGTAATTTCAAAGAGTGTCCCCAGTGTAAATTTAAAAAAGAGGTGACAAATGACGAATAA
- a CDS encoding biotin synthase has translation MTNKVVMLCAICNVSSGNCAEDCAYCTQSAHIKADINKFKQKSIEQILIEAKMARANEALGFCLVTSGRSLDDKKLDFICEVARVLQKEVPELLLIACNGSASYESLKELKKAGVFSYNHNLETSREFFPKICSTHSWDERFQTNLDAKRAGLELCCGGIYGLGESNEDRISFRNSLKELNPFTSPVNFFIPNPALKIKEPKLSPDEALGILNDTAKALPDTRIMVAGGREVVLGDRQYEILENGASAIVVGDYLTTSGEIASKDIAELKKRGFEFASQCH, from the coding sequence ATGACGAATAAAGTAGTAATGTTGTGCGCAATATGTAACGTTAGTAGCGGAAACTGCGCCGAAGACTGTGCATACTGTACCCAAAGCGCTCACATAAAAGCCGATATAAACAAATTTAAGCAAAAAAGTATAGAGCAAATTTTAATAGAAGCAAAAATGGCTAGAGCAAATGAAGCTCTTGGCTTTTGTCTTGTAACTAGCGGACGAAGCCTAGATGATAAAAAGCTAGACTTTATATGCGAGGTGGCTAGAGTTTTGCAAAAAGAGGTACCAGAGCTTTTACTTATAGCTTGTAATGGAAGCGCAAGTTACGAGAGTCTAAAAGAGCTAAAAAAAGCTGGAGTTTTTAGCTATAATCATAATCTTGAAACTAGCCGCGAGTTTTTTCCCAAGATCTGCTCTACTCATAGCTGGGATGAGAGATTTCAGACAAATTTAGACGCCAAAAGAGCTGGACTTGAGCTTTGCTGTGGTGGAATTTATGGTCTTGGAGAGAGCAATGAAGATAGGATAAGTTTTAGAAACTCGCTTAAAGAGCTAAACCCTTTTACAAGTCCGGTAAATTTCTTTATACCAAATCCAGCACTTAAGATCAAAGAGCCAAAACTTAGCCCAGATGAAGCTCTTGGCATACTAAATGATACCGCCAAAGCCCTACCCGATACTCGCATAATGGTAGCTGGAGGAAGAGAAGTCGTACTTGGAGATAGACAGTACGAGATCTTAGAAAACGGAGCTAGCGCTATTGTTGTGGGCGATTATCTTACTACTAGTGGCGAGATTGCTAGTAAAGACATAGCAGAGTTAAAAAAACGAGGCTTCGAGTTTGCATCACAGTGCCACTAA
- a CDS encoding cation:proton antiporter, which yields MHHSATNELSILLVLAFIIFISPYFSKISKIPIAPIEIILGILFGFFGFIPQSELFRIVAEVGFFYLMFLAGTEIDLKSFFKIEKSVIKLVLSYMAILYILAGLLSILISPAFLVVIVVPLMSVGILSTLFKEYGKNEPWLNLAMITGSIGEVISIVIITMVGAYVEFGDNAQFYNSIYYFILFMVLCVLGFKGLEVLFWWYPNLKVLLMPHYDKDEKDIRLSMALFFATVAVMIYLNLEIAFGAFIAGSFIATFFDHKKDLPHKLSSFGFGFLVPTFFVYIGSTVDLKSVFMPGVLSNAFLMLVFMTVIRVASSVIFLKRLGSLDSLLFGLSLSMPLTLLIATATIAYNAGNISQELYFSFILASLFEAIVALTMIKFIFFLKSRLKG from the coding sequence TTGCATCACAGTGCCACTAACGAACTCTCTATTTTGCTGGTTTTGGCGTTTATAATCTTTATATCGCCATATTTTTCGAAAATTTCTAAAATACCTATCGCTCCTATAGAGATCATCTTAGGAATTCTTTTTGGCTTTTTTGGTTTTATCCCGCAAAGCGAACTGTTTCGAATAGTAGCAGAGGTGGGATTTTTTTATCTAATGTTTTTAGCAGGAACAGAGATAGACTTAAAATCATTTTTTAAAATCGAAAAAAGTGTTATAAAGCTAGTTCTTTCTTATATGGCTATCCTTTATATCTTAGCAGGACTTCTTAGTATATTGATATCTCCAGCATTTTTGGTCGTAATAGTAGTACCGCTTATGTCTGTTGGGATTTTATCTACTCTTTTTAAAGAATACGGTAAAAATGAGCCTTGGTTAAATTTGGCTATGATAACTGGGAGTATAGGCGAAGTCATAAGCATAGTTATCATAACTATGGTTGGCGCTTACGTGGAGTTTGGGGATAACGCACAGTTTTATAACAGCATATATTATTTTATCCTTTTTATGGTGCTTTGTGTGCTTGGATTTAAGGGGCTCGAAGTACTTTTTTGGTGGTATCCAAATTTAAAAGTACTACTTATGCCTCATTATGATAAAGATGAAAAAGACATAAGACTTTCTATGGCACTTTTCTTTGCGACTGTTGCTGTGATGATCTATCTAAATTTAGAAATAGCCTTTGGGGCATTCATCGCAGGTAGCTTTATAGCGACGTTTTTTGACCATAAAAAAGATCTTCCTCATAAGCTCAGTAGCTTTGGTTTTGGTTTTTTAGTGCCTACGTTTTTTGTTTATATAGGCTCAACTGTGGATTTAAAATCTGTGTTTATGCCCGGTGTTCTAAGCAACGCATTTTTGATGCTTGTATTTATGACTGTTATAAGAGTGGCTTCTAGTGTGATATTTTTAAAACGTTTGGGAAGCCTTGACTCTTTACTTTTTGGACTTTCTTTATCTATGCCGCTCACTCTTCTTATCGCTACTGCAACGATAGCGTATAATGCTGGAAATATCAGCCAAGAGCTGTATTTTTCATTTATTTTGGCAAGTTTATTTGAGGCGATAGTAGCTTTGACAATGATAAAATTTATATTCTTTCTTAAAAGTAGGCTTAAAGGATAA
- a CDS encoding citrate synthase has protein sequence MSNTVTLTDNRNGKSYEFPILDGTKGPSVIDISTLYKDTGMFTFDRGYTSTAMCRSAITFIDGEKGELMHRGYDIAWLAENKLYLDVVYLLLNKHLPSKDELEAFRRELKERSFLNEKMLKLFDCFPDKAHPMAVLQASVATMSAYYKRDMNFDDMKDYMELAKRLIAKIPTFIAFHYRYTRGFPVIYPDLDRGFTENFLYMLRAFPHNKVDLKPIEVKAFDTVLMLHADHEQNASTTTVRTVGSTHAHPYSCISAGIGALWGHAHGGANEGVIRQLEMIGTPDRVDEFIKRAKDHNDPFRLMGFGHRVYKNFDPRAKVLKGLRDKLINEIGIDNNLIKVASRIEEIALNDEYFVSRNLYPNVDFHSGLILKALKIPNEMFAAIFVMGRVPGWLSQWMELKSQDSIKIVRPRQLYVGPTCPPKA, from the coding sequence ATGAGCAATACCGTAACACTTACTGATAATAGAAATGGCAAGAGTTATGAGTTTCCTATATTAGATGGAACAAAAGGACCTAGCGTTATTGATATATCTACGCTTTATAAAGATACTGGTATGTTTACGTTTGATAGGGGCTATACTAGCACTGCTATGTGTAGATCAGCTATCACGTTTATAGATGGTGAAAAAGGCGAACTTATGCACCGCGGATATGATATAGCGTGGTTGGCGGAAAATAAACTATATCTTGATGTCGTATATCTTTTACTAAATAAACATCTACCTAGCAAGGATGAATTAGAAGCATTTAGACGTGAACTAAAAGAAAGAAGCTTTTTAAATGAAAAAATGCTGAAACTTTTTGATTGTTTCCCTGACAAGGCTCATCCAATGGCAGTTCTTCAAGCGAGCGTTGCTACTATGAGTGCTTATTATAAAAGAGATATGAACTTTGATGATATGAAAGATTATATGGAACTTGCAAAACGCTTGATAGCTAAAATTCCTACTTTTATAGCGTTTCATTATCGTTATACTCGCGGCTTTCCTGTGATTTATCCGGATTTAGATCGTGGATTTACAGAGAATTTCTTATATATGCTAAGAGCATTCCCACACAATAAAGTCGATCTAAAACCTATCGAAGTCAAGGCTTTTGATACTGTTTTGATGTTGCACGCTGACCACGAGCAAAACGCTTCTACTACTACTGTTAGGACTGTCGGTTCGACTCACGCTCATCCGTATTCTTGCATAAGTGCTGGTATAGGTGCACTTTGGGGACACGCTCATGGTGGTGCAAATGAGGGCGTTATAAGACAGCTTGAAATGATAGGAACTCCAGATAGAGTTGATGAGTTTATCAAAAGAGCAAAAGATCATAACGACCCATTCCGTTTAATGGGATTTGGGCATAGGGTTTATAAAAACTTTGATCCACGCGCTAAAGTACTAAAAGGACTAAGAGATAAACTTATAAATGAGATCGGCATAGACAATAATCTTATAAAAGTTGCAAGCAGGATAGAAGAGATAGCGTTAAATGATGAGTATTTTGTATCAAGAAATTTATATCCAAATGTTGATTTCCATAGTGGGCTTATCTTAAAAGCGTTAAAAATTCCAAATGAGATGTTCGCGGCTATCTTCGTTATGGGTAGAGTTCCTGGCTGGTTGAGCCAATGGATGGAGCTAAAATCCCAAGATAGCATAAAAATAGTTCGTCCAAGACAACTTTACGTTGGACCTACTTGCCCTCCTAAAGCTTAA
- a CDS encoding 3'(2'),5'-bisphosphate nucleotidase CysQ family protein has protein sequence MKELMGIALLAAKAAGDAILKHYDNYDLTFKNDRSPLTSADLAANDAIFSYLEKTGIDICSEERILEYEKRDESSKFWLIDPLDGTKEFISKNGEFCVCIALIEFGRPVLGVIYIPFSNEMFYSSGNSKVYKNGFLIGESLIQSNSLISGSHSYSQNTQAFADRFKFDIVKCGSAMKFCRLVEGKASIYPRFCNSSIWDIAAGDFLLSQSGGKVVSLKNHKELRYDNENLKNDYFLAVNKNLVPNLNSYLKFIQNIHS, from the coding sequence ATGAAAGAGCTTATGGGTATCGCACTTCTAGCTGCTAAGGCGGCTGGAGATGCGATTTTAAAGCATTATGACAACTACGACTTAACTTTTAAAAACGATAGATCGCCTCTTACTAGTGCTGATCTTGCTGCAAACGACGCTATCTTTTCATATTTAGAAAAAACAGGCATAGATATCTGCTCTGAAGAGCGAATTTTAGAGTATGAAAAAAGAGATGAGAGTTCGAAATTTTGGCTTATAGATCCACTTGATGGTACAAAAGAGTTTATAAGTAAAAATGGTGAATTTTGCGTTTGTATAGCTCTTATAGAATTTGGAAGACCAGTCTTAGGCGTGATATATATACCTTTTAGCAACGAGATGTTTTATAGCTCTGGTAACTCTAAAGTCTATAAAAACGGCTTTCTAATCGGTGAAAGTTTGATACAAAGTAACTCTTTGATATCTGGAAGTCATAGTTATTCGCAAAATACACAGGCATTTGCCGATAGGTTTAAATTTGATATTGTAAAATGCGGTTCTGCTATGAAATTTTGTCGTTTAGTAGAGGGCAAGGCTAGCATTTATCCAAGATTTTGTAACTCATCTATCTGGGATATTGCAGCAGGCGATTTTTTACTTTCTCAAAGCGGTGGCAAAGTCGTCTCTCTAAAAAACCATAAAGAGCTCAGATATGATAACGAAAATCTTAAAAATGATTATTTTTTGGCAGTAAATAAAAACCTTGTACCAAATTTAAATTCCTATCTTAAATTTATCCAAAATATCCATAGCTAA
- the pstS gene encoding phosphate ABC transporter substrate-binding protein PstS, translated as MLKKAICTVLVGTLGLSAADKLMGQGATFPLPIYKEWSKLYYKTTKNEVTYNGGGSGKGISAITDRNGDFGGSDSPLKTDELKEKGLLQFPAIIGSVVLAYNIEGIKDGELKLSSAAVAGIFSGEITKWNDKIIAKDNPNLKLPNETITPVVRSDSSGTTFNFTSYLSKANESWATKYGANKTINWGAKVVPANGNPLVASSIKQIPYSIGYIEYAYKLSTGLNAATLQTKDGDWVKATPANFAKAAANSNFSIKENFYDILAYSAGKGSYPIVAATFILLPNDNGENNKKVVKFFEWAFSDESAKAAAKKLGYEPLPDETVAMIKEYWKINQIKE; from the coding sequence ATGTTAAAAAAAGCAATTTGTACGGTTTTGGTTGGTACTTTAGGACTAAGCGCAGCCGATAAACTAATGGGTCAAGGTGCTACTTTTCCACTTCCTATCTACAAAGAGTGGAGCAAACTTTACTATAAAACTACAAAAAACGAAGTAACTTATAACGGTGGTGGAAGCGGTAAAGGCATAAGTGCGATAACAGATAGAAACGGCGACTTTGGCGGAAGCGATTCACCGCTTAAAACAGATGAGCTAAAAGAAAAAGGTTTATTACAGTTCCCAGCTATCATCGGTAGCGTTGTTTTGGCTTATAATATAGAAGGCATAAAAGACGGCGAACTCAAGCTATCAAGCGCCGCTGTTGCTGGTATATTTTCAGGCGAGATAACAAAATGGAACGACAAGATCATAGCAAAAGACAATCCAAATTTAAAACTTCCAAATGAAACGATAACACCTGTTGTTAGAAGCGATTCTAGTGGAACGACTTTTAATTTTACTAGTTATCTTTCAAAAGCAAATGAAAGCTGGGCAACAAAATACGGTGCTAATAAAACTATAAATTGGGGCGCTAAAGTCGTACCGGCAAATGGCAATCCGCTTGTTGCGAGCTCTATAAAGCAAATTCCGTATTCTATAGGCTACATCGAGTATGCTTATAAGCTTTCAACTGGACTAAACGCAGCTACTTTGCAAACTAAAGACGGCGACTGGGTCAAAGCTACTCCTGCAAATTTTGCAAAAGCAGCAGCGAATTCAAACTTTAGTATAAAAGAAAACTTTTATGATATTTTGGCGTATTCTGCTGGAAAAGGTAGTTATCCTATCGTAGCGGCTACGTTTATTTTACTACCTAATGATAATGGTGAAAACAATAAAAAGGTAGTTAAATTTTTTGAGTGGGCATTTAGTGATGAGAGTGCCAAAGCTGCTGCGAAAAAACTCGGCTATGAGCCGCTTCCAGATGAAACTGTGGCTATGATAAAAGAGTACTGGAAGATTAACCAAATAAAAGAATAA
- the pstC gene encoding phosphate ABC transporter permease subunit PstC has translation MKKIAIKDRVVEAMFSSGAKASVIIVMILLVALFLALLYKAIPAMKEFGFGFIFSLKWDVNTNEFGGLASIYGSVISTFIAMILATPVAIGTAIFLTQIAPHKIRSFFGVSIELLAAIPSIVYGMWGFIYFVPLVRVIFGGSGFGLLTGGLVLGVMILPFIASVSRDAMNTTPEILKESAYALGATKFDVIKHVIFPYAKLGIIGSIILALGRAFGETMAAIYLLGAIQKIPDNLASPATSIPVTLASQFGEAMGNELYESSLFYLALILFLISFASIALAKFVFLKRGKR, from the coding sequence ATGAAAAAGATAGCTATAAAAGACAGAGTCGTTGAAGCCATGTTCTCTAGCGGTGCAAAAGCATCTGTGATTATAGTGATGATTTTGCTAGTCGCACTATTTTTGGCTCTCCTTTATAAGGCGATACCTGCTATGAAGGAGTTTGGATTTGGGTTTATATTTAGCCTAAAATGGGACGTAAATACAAATGAATTTGGCGGACTTGCTAGTATTTACGGAAGCGTGATTTCAACTTTTATAGCTATGATTTTAGCCACTCCGGTGGCCATAGGCACGGCTATATTTCTTACACAGATCGCACCTCATAAGATCAGAAGCTTTTTTGGTGTGAGCATAGAGTTATTAGCGGCGATTCCTAGTATCGTCTATGGGATGTGGGGATTTATATACTTTGTTCCGCTTGTTCGGGTGATTTTTGGAGGAAGCGGATTTGGACTTCTTACTGGTGGGCTAGTTTTAGGCGTGATGATTTTGCCTTTTATAGCCTCTGTTTCAAGAGACGCTATGAACACGACTCCAGAGATTTTAAAGGAGTCGGCTTACGCTTTAGGCGCTACTAAATTTGATGTGATAAAGCATGTGATATTTCCGTATGCAAAGCTAGGAATCATAGGCTCTATCATACTTGCTCTAGGTAGGGCTTTTGGTGAGACTATGGCAGCTATCTATCTTTTGGGTGCGATCCAAAAGATACCAGATAATTTAGCTAGCCCAGCAACTTCCATACCGGTGACTTTAGCATCTCAGTTTGGTGAGGCAATGGGAAATGAGCTTTATGAAAGTAGTCTTTTTTATCTAGCATTGATACTGTTTTTGATCAGTTTTGCAAGCATTGCTTTGGCTAAATTTGTATTTTTGAAAAGAGGCAAGAGATGA
- the pstA gene encoding phosphate ABC transporter permease PstA, translating into MRSVNYIAKRVLVDKLICYLSTAFAIFGLIFLFWIILTVIYKGFSGFSLTLFTIPTSFGGLANALLGQLELVIIASLVGVPFGIMAGVYLSEYGLNKNISNLIRNISDIMMSTPSIVIGAFAYAILVRPLNSYSGWAGSFALAIMMIPVVLKTTDDMLSLVPKALREASFALGASKYKCITSVVFRAAKNGLLTGVILSVARVAGETAPLLFTSSNSDFFNFNMNEAIPSLSVSIFDFSSMPDENLNAVAWAGALILAIFVLGVNILGRILIRK; encoded by the coding sequence ATGAGATCTGTAAATTACATAGCTAAAAGAGTTTTAGTAGATAAGCTCATCTGCTATCTTAGCACGGCTTTTGCGATTTTTGGACTTATATTTTTATTTTGGATTATTCTTACTGTTATCTATAAGGGTTTTTCTGGTTTTAGCTTGACTTTATTTACCATTCCTACATCATTTGGCGGACTTGCAAATGCTCTTTTAGGACAGCTTGAGCTAGTTATTATAGCATCGCTTGTTGGAGTGCCTTTTGGTATTATGGCAGGAGTTTATCTAAGCGAATATGGGTTAAATAAAAATATATCAAATTTAATAAGAAATATCAGTGATATCATGATGAGTACCCCAAGTATAGTTATAGGTGCTTTTGCTTACGCTATTTTGGTTAGGCCTTTAAACTCATATAGCGGCTGGGCAGGAAGTTTTGCGCTTGCTATTATGATGATACCTGTTGTATTAAAAACTACTGATGATATGCTTAGTCTTGTGCCAAAAGCATTAAGAGAGGCTAGTTTTGCACTTGGTGCTTCAAAATACAAATGTATCACGAGCGTGGTTTTTAGAGCTGCAAAAAACGGACTTTTAACCGGAGTGATTTTATCTGTCGCAAGAGTCGCTGGTGAGACTGCTCCGCTGCTTTTTACAAGTTCAAATAGTGACTTTTTCAATTTTAATATGAATGAAGCCATTCCTTCTCTTAGCGTTAGCATATTTGATTTTAGTTCTATGCCTGATGAAAATTTAAATGCAGTCGCGTGGGCTGGAGCTTTGATACTAGCTATTTTTGTTTTAGGCGTCAATATTTTAGGACGCATTTTAATACGTAAATAA
- the pstB gene encoding phosphate ABC transporter ATP-binding protein PstB translates to MSKNLAIDIKDFSFWYAKSSKPSLNNINLPVVKNKVTALIGPSGCGKSTLLRSINRIHDLYPGNTYEGKIMFEGKNILDPKIDLIDLRIKVGMIFQQPTAFPMSIKDNVAYGLKLSGVKDKKLLAKKVEESLRGANIWDEVKDRLGDDATSLSGGQRQRLCIARAIAVSPEVLLFDEPTSALDPISTIAIEELIHSLKDRYTVVIVTHNMAQATRVSDYTAFMYLGDMIEYGETEQIFNAPKEQLLKEYVGGKFG, encoded by the coding sequence ATGAGTAAAAATTTGGCTATAGATATAAAAGATTTTTCATTTTGGTATGCAAAATCGAGCAAACCAAGTCTAAATAATATAAATTTGCCAGTTGTCAAAAACAAAGTTACGGCTCTGATAGGACCTAGTGGATGTGGAAAATCCACACTTTTACGCTCTATTAACCGCATACACGATCTTTATCCAGGAAATACTTATGAGGGTAAGATAATGTTTGAGGGCAAAAATATACTTGATCCAAAGATAGATCTTATAGATCTTAGGATTAAAGTCGGTATGATATTTCAGCAGCCAACTGCTTTTCCTATGAGCATAAAAGACAATGTAGCTTATGGGCTAAAACTAAGTGGCGTAAAAGATAAAAAACTACTAGCAAAAAAAGTCGAAGAGTCTCTAAGAGGTGCAAATATTTGGGATGAGGTAAAAGATAGGCTGGGCGATGACGCCACTTCTCTAAGCGGAGGTCAAAGACAAAGGCTTTGTATAGCAAGAGCTATAGCAGTAAGTCCGGAAGTTTTGCTTTTTGATGAGCCTACAAGTGCGCTTGATCCGATATCTACTATAGCCATAGAAGAGTTAATACATAGTTTAAAAGATAGGTACACAGTTGTTATAGTCACCCACAATATGGCTCAAGCCACTAGAGTTAGTGATTATACCGCATTTATGTATCTAGGTGATATGATAGAATACGGCGAAACTGAGCAAATTTTTAATGCTCCAAAAGAGCAACTTTTAAAAGAGTATGTCGGTGGCAAATTTGGTTAA
- a CDS encoding nucleotidyltransferase domain-containing protein — MANLVNIPSNTQKELIEKFKQLKPLEVWLFGSYAKGNPTASSDMDLFLVKKKLKPNFSDELVRLRGELREFEKKHNIEIDLFVDTKSNIKQKLRNNDEFYSSVFRNAQKIYTKNKKCYVWLNRMNKFDSLIFNSIKWLILIEKNYPI, encoded by the coding sequence GTGGCAAATTTGGTTAATATCCCATCAAATACGCAAAAAGAGCTAATAGAAAAGTTCAAACAGCTAAAGCCTTTGGAGGTTTGGCTCTTTGGCAGTTATGCAAAAGGAAACCCAACAGCATCTAGCGATATGGATCTATTTTTGGTTAAAAAGAAACTAAAGCCAAATTTTAGCGATGAGTTAGTAAGGCTTAGAGGTGAGCTTAGAGAATTTGAAAAAAAACATAACATCGAGATAGATCTTTTTGTCGATACGAAATCAAATATCAAGCAAAAACTAAGAAATAATGATGAATTTTATAGTTCTGTCTTTAGAAACGCTCAAAAAATTTATACGAAAAATAAAAAATGCTATGTCTGGCTAAATAGAATGAATAAATTTGATAGTTTAATTTTTAATTCTATAAAATGGCTCATTTTAATAGAGAAAAACTATCCGATTTAA